Part of the Acidimicrobiales bacterium genome, GTCGGTGTCGTTCGGAACCGGTTCGGGTCACTTCGACGCCGATGTCGTGATCTGTCGGCACACGCTCGAGCACATCCCCGAAGTCGCCGACTTTCTCACCGTCCTGCGCAACGAGTTCCGCGACCGGGACGACACCGTCTTCTATCTCGAGGTGCCCGACTCCGGACGCATCGCCACGGAGTCGGCGTTCTGGGACGTGTACTTCGAGCACTGCTCGTACATCGACGAACCGGGATTCGTCGATCTACTGCAACGGACCGGCTTCGACGTGCGCATGTCGCGGCTCGACTACGAGGGCCAGTACCTCGTGGTCCATGCCGGACTCGGCGAGACGAGTCCGCTTCAGAACCGCACCCGGATCCCCGACTTCCAGGGCCTGGCCTCGAGTATCGATGCATGGAAGTCCTGGGCCACCTCGCTGCGGGCCGACGGACGTCGTGGTGCGGTGTGGGCGGCGAGTTCGAAGGCGGTGGCCTTCCTGTCGGCCGTGCCCGAGTTCGCGCCGGTGGTCGCCGTCGACATCAATCCGGCGAAGGCCGGACGCTTCCTCCCGGGCTCCGGGGTCGAGGTCTGCGCCCCCGCGGATCTTCACCATCACGACGTCGATACCATCCTGGTCATGAACCCGATCTACACCGAGGAGATCCGCGCCGATCT contains:
- a CDS encoding class I SAM-dependent methyltransferase, giving the protein MIGTACRSCGHPTLDDVFVANGVPVENSRLYDDRASALAVARGDLCIQQCPHCGFVQNTAFDPTLVTYDEDYEDAQGHSAYFRAFAGRVIAEMIDTHSLEGARALEIGCGNGDFLREFCAASGGTGIGLDPVLGSRAIRDEQVELRSVSFGTGSGHFDADVVICRHTLEHIPEVADFLTVLRNEFRDRDDTVFYLEVPDSGRIATESAFWDVYFEHCSYIDEPGFVDLLQRTGFDVRMSRLDYEGQYLVVHAGLGETSPLQNRTRIPDFQGLASSIDAWKSWATSLRADGRRGAVWAASSKAVAFLSAVPEFAPVVAVDINPAKAGRFLPGSGVEVCAPADLHHHDVDTILVMNPIYTEEIRADLDRLRVTAELIGLGA